In Labrus bergylta chromosome 6, fLabBer1.1, whole genome shotgun sequence, the following proteins share a genomic window:
- the rpl36 gene encoding large ribosomal subunit protein eL36, translating into MAIRYPMAVGLNKGHPVTKNVTAPKHSRRRGRLTKHSKFVRDMIREVCGFAPYERRAMELLKVSKDKRALKFIKKRIGTHIRAKRKREELSNVLAAMRKAAAKKD; encoded by the exons ATGGCTATTCGCTACCCTATGGCTGTTGGCCTTAATAAAGGCCATCCAGTCACCAAAAATGTCACCGCTCCAAAACACAGCCGCAGACGTGGG cGCCTGACCAAACACAGCAAGTTTGTCCGGGACATGATCCGTGAGGTGTGTGGGTTCGCTCCGTATGAGAGGCGAGCCATGGAGCTGCTGAAGGTGTCAAAGGACAAGAGAGCCCTGAAGTTCATTAAGAAGAGG ATTGGTACTCACATCCGTgccaagagaaagagagaagagctgAGCAACGTGCTGGCTGCCATGAGGAAGGCTGCTGCCAAGAAGGACTAA